One Dialister invisus DSM 15470 genomic region harbors:
- the ligA gene encoding NAD-dependent DNA ligase LigA has translation MVTAEIIKKAEELRKKLRYHSYLYYVLDKPEITDFEFDRLYRSLVDLEKEYPEIVTPDSPTQRVGGKASDDFRKIPFKKPMLSLANAFSAEELRDFDRRVHGGIGAMPVEYITELKIDGLSMNLIYENGSLMQGLTRGDGKVGEDVTSNVKTIKTIPLYIENAPAYMEVRGEVYMPRKSFIALNEERDEAGMMPFANCRNAAAGSLRQLDPKVTAARNLDFFAYALGAEEGLDISSQDDLLLQLKKFHFRVNPHYRKWDSIEGVITGVREWEKKRRELDYDTDGMVIKVNDFRQQELLGATGKDPKWAIAYKYPPEEAVTKIEKIVVSMGRTGVLTPSADLTPVRLAGTTVKRATLHNLDFIREKDIREGDTVIIYKAGEIIPEIAAVLKEKRNGSEKEFEMPENCPVCGNSIRRIDTEAAFRCINPACGGVVREKLIHFASRDAMDIEGLGPAVVDSLLAYRLVADAADFYALKEDDLRQIERMGEKSAANLITAIRASKERGLAKLLFGLGIRFLGEKGSELAAHYFHTIDAIMAADVETIEETEGIGKITAKSLYDYFHDEKNIEMINKLKNAGVLMEEIKEESESGMFSGESVVLTGKLAVMGRREASELIKRLGGTTQSSVTNITTLVVAGEDAGSKLEKARAKGIPVIDEQEFLKRAGVGIKE, from the coding sequence ATGGTAACGGCAGAAATTATAAAAAAAGCGGAAGAATTACGAAAAAAGCTGCGCTATCACAGTTATTTATATTATGTACTGGATAAGCCTGAAATTACAGATTTTGAATTTGACCGCTTGTATCGGTCACTTGTGGATCTGGAAAAAGAATACCCTGAAATAGTAACGCCTGATTCGCCAACCCAAAGAGTCGGAGGGAAAGCATCGGATGATTTCAGGAAGATTCCTTTTAAAAAGCCGATGTTGAGTCTGGCAAATGCTTTCAGTGCGGAAGAACTTCGTGATTTTGACCGGCGTGTCCATGGCGGCATAGGTGCAATGCCTGTGGAATATATCACAGAACTTAAAATTGACGGACTTTCTATGAATCTCATTTACGAGAATGGATCATTAATGCAGGGACTGACGCGGGGAGATGGGAAGGTAGGCGAAGATGTAACATCAAATGTAAAGACAATTAAAACAATTCCTTTATATATTGAAAACGCGCCTGCCTATATGGAAGTTCGCGGTGAGGTATATATGCCTCGTAAAAGTTTTATTGCGTTGAATGAAGAACGTGATGAGGCGGGAATGATGCCTTTTGCTAACTGCAGAAATGCAGCGGCAGGATCACTTCGCCAATTGGATCCCAAAGTAACGGCTGCGCGGAACCTGGATTTTTTTGCTTATGCGCTGGGGGCAGAAGAGGGATTGGATATTTCCTCACAGGATGATCTGCTTCTGCAGTTGAAGAAATTTCATTTCCGTGTAAATCCCCATTATCGAAAATGGGATTCCATAGAGGGGGTTATCACAGGAGTCCGGGAATGGGAAAAGAAGCGTCGTGAACTGGACTATGATACTGACGGAATGGTCATTAAAGTAAATGATTTCCGGCAGCAGGAATTATTGGGTGCTACGGGGAAAGATCCGAAGTGGGCTATAGCATATAAGTATCCGCCGGAGGAAGCGGTTACAAAAATAGAAAAGATTGTTGTTTCTATGGGGCGGACCGGCGTACTGACACCGTCGGCTGATTTGACACCTGTCCGCTTGGCCGGCACGACGGTAAAAAGGGCAACACTTCATAACCTGGATTTTATTCGGGAAAAAGATATTCGCGAAGGAGATACCGTTATCATTTACAAAGCCGGTGAAATTATTCCTGAAATAGCAGCTGTCTTAAAAGAAAAGAGAAATGGCAGTGAAAAGGAATTTGAGATGCCCGAAAATTGTCCGGTATGTGGAAATTCCATACGAAGGATCGATACGGAAGCGGCATTCCGTTGTATAAATCCTGCCTGTGGCGGTGTGGTTCGTGAAAAGCTCATTCACTTCGCTTCTCGTGATGCGATGGACATAGAAGGCTTGGGCCCTGCGGTGGTAGACAGTTTGCTTGCATATCGGCTGGTTGCGGATGCGGCGGATTTCTATGCGTTAAAAGAAGATGATTTGCGGCAGATTGAGCGAATGGGTGAAAAAAGTGCAGCTAATCTAATTACTGCTATTCGTGCCAGTAAAGAACGAGGACTTGCCAAATTGCTTTTCGGTCTTGGGATACGTTTCCTTGGAGAAAAAGGCAGTGAGCTGGCAGCTCATTATTTTCATACGATAGATGCTATTATGGCTGCTGATGTGGAAACGATTGAAGAAACGGAAGGGATCGGTAAAATAACGGCAAAAAGTTTATATGACTATTTTCATGATGAGAAAAACATAGAAATGATTAATAAATTAAAAAATGCCGGCGTCTTAATGGAGGAAATTAAAGAAGAATCGGAAAGCGGGATGTTTTCCGGGGAATCTGTTGTACTTACAGGAAAACTTGCAGTTATGGGAAGGCGTGAGGCATCAGAATTGATCAAGCGTCTGGGGGGAACGACACAAAGTTCTGTGACGAATATCACTACTCTCGTTGTGGCGGGGGAAGATGCAGGAAGTAAGTTGGAAAAAGCAAGAGCGAAGGGCATTCCGGTGATAGATGAACAAGAGTTTCTGAAACGTGCGGGGGTGGGAATAAAAGAATAA
- the pcrA gene encoding DNA helicase PcrA, translating into MSYLDTLNERQRQAVEQIEGPVLIMAGAGSGKTKALTCRIAYMLEQGIRPQNILAITFTNKAAQEMRERVHHLVGAEADKLWMYTFHSFGARFLRREINNHPPFTDKFTIYDSDDSKQMIKNILKELNLDDKQYPPRNIQARISAAKNALQGPESFRAEASGNFYNEKIADVYDLYDKYMKQNNALDFDDLLFATTKLLADETIRRRWQDHFHYILIDEYQDTNHAQYLMAKYIAGKSQNICAVGDADQSIYSWRGADLRNIMDFREDYPSAQIIKLEQNYRSTQTILNAANAVIKNNVERLEKRLWTENNPGVHLQKYAASDEHNEADFIVESMMKEHGENHVPYGKMAVLYRMNAQSRVIEESMVKRGIAYTMVGGTRFYDRAEIRDMLAYLKLVANFRDDISLMRIINVPRRGIGQTTMQKLSEFSKQGNMSMFEGIMSLEESDIPVPARTKLQKFSALIFSFLNASTEGDVFTLIQKIMTDTEYLSVLQQSSDPQAQSREENLGELLNVAKDFTQEQPEGGLPEFLEKVALVNDVDSFEEQDDKVTLMTIHSAKGLEFPIVYMAGMDEGIFPGVRSLMDETALEEERRLCYVAITRAKEKLYLTTSAVRTMYGQVKPYVESRFLKEIPVDLLDEIRGNSSEAKRRTLIRSNNEQKSKWALSSAGIMNKPVAKKSVKARFDWQVGDKVSHRMWGKGQVAEVTGSGKHMMLKLIFPNDQIRQVMVAFAPIEKEE; encoded by the coding sequence ATGAGTTATCTTGATACTTTAAACGAAAGACAGCGTCAGGCTGTTGAACAGATTGAAGGACCCGTGTTGATTATGGCAGGTGCCGGTTCGGGTAAAACTAAAGCGTTAACCTGCCGCATTGCTTATATGCTGGAGCAGGGAATACGGCCGCAGAATATCCTTGCTATCACTTTTACAAATAAAGCGGCACAGGAAATGCGTGAACGTGTCCATCATCTGGTAGGGGCGGAAGCGGATAAACTGTGGATGTATACATTCCATTCTTTTGGTGCGCGTTTTTTGCGGCGGGAAATCAATAACCATCCGCCGTTTACTGATAAATTTACGATTTATGATTCTGATGATTCCAAACAGATGATTAAGAATATTCTGAAGGAATTAAATCTGGATGATAAACAGTATCCGCCAAGAAATATACAGGCCCGTATTTCTGCCGCAAAGAATGCACTCCAGGGGCCGGAATCATTTCGCGCGGAAGCCAGCGGTAATTTTTACAACGAAAAGATTGCTGATGTCTATGATTTGTACGATAAATATATGAAACAGAACAATGCACTCGATTTTGATGACCTTCTTTTTGCGACAACAAAACTCTTAGCTGATGAAACGATACGCAGACGTTGGCAGGATCATTTCCACTATATTTTAATTGATGAATATCAGGATACCAATCATGCGCAGTACCTTATGGCAAAGTATATCGCAGGCAAATCTCAAAATATTTGTGCCGTAGGTGATGCGGATCAGAGTATCTATTCCTGGCGTGGAGCCGATCTGCGGAATATCATGGATTTCCGTGAAGATTATCCTTCGGCTCAAATTATTAAGTTGGAGCAGAATTACCGTTCGACACAAACAATTTTAAATGCGGCCAATGCGGTTATTAAAAATAATGTGGAACGCTTGGAGAAGCGGTTGTGGACAGAAAATAATCCAGGTGTTCATCTGCAGAAATATGCTGCTTCTGATGAACATAATGAGGCGGATTTTATTGTAGAGTCCATGATGAAAGAACACGGGGAAAATCATGTCCCGTATGGGAAAATGGCGGTTCTTTATCGTATGAATGCCCAGTCCCGTGTGATTGAAGAAAGCATGGTAAAGCGCGGTATTGCTTATACCATGGTCGGCGGAACAAGATTTTATGACCGTGCGGAAATAAGGGATATGCTGGCGTATCTTAAATTGGTGGCCAATTTTCGTGATGATATCAGCTTGATGCGTATTATCAATGTGCCCCGACGTGGTATCGGACAAACAACCATGCAGAAGTTAAGTGAGTTTTCCAAACAGGGAAATATGTCCATGTTTGAGGGAATCATGTCACTGGAAGAGTCTGATATCCCCGTGCCAGCAAGAACCAAACTCCAAAAATTCAGCGCCTTGATTTTTAGTTTCTTGAATGCTTCCACGGAAGGCGATGTATTTACACTTATTCAGAAAATTATGACTGATACGGAATATCTGTCGGTTCTCCAGCAGAGCAGTGATCCTCAGGCACAGAGCAGAGAAGAAAATTTGGGTGAACTGCTGAACGTGGCAAAGGATTTTACACAGGAGCAGCCGGAAGGAGGACTTCCGGAATTTTTGGAAAAGGTCGCTCTTGTAAATGACGTAGATTCCTTTGAAGAACAGGATGATAAAGTGACTTTAATGACTATCCATAGTGCCAAGGGATTGGAGTTTCCTATAGTTTATATGGCAGGTATGGACGAAGGCATCTTTCCGGGGGTACGTTCTTTGATGGATGAGACGGCTTTAGAGGAGGAGCGTCGCCTTTGTTATGTGGCGATTACAAGGGCAAAGGAAAAGTTATATCTTACCACATCTGCTGTACGAACGATGTACGGGCAGGTGAAACCTTATGTAGAAAGCCGCTTCCTTAAAGAAATCCCTGTCGATTTGTTGGATGAAATCCGCGGGAATAGCAGTGAGGCAAAGAGACGTACTCTAATCAGGAGTAATAATGAGCAGAAGAGCAAATGGGCATTGTCCTCTGCGGGAATAATGAATAAGCCGGTGGCGAAAAAGAGTGTAAAAGCAAGGTTCGACTGGCAGGTCGGAGATAAAGTGTCTCATCGTATGTGGGGAAAAGGACAAGTTGCAGAGGTAACAGGGAGCGGAAAGCATATGATGTTAAAACTCATCTTCCCCAATGATCAGATTCGTCAGGTTATGGTAGCTTTTGCGCCAATCGAAAAAGAGGAATAA
- the gatC gene encoding Asp-tRNA(Asn)/Glu-tRNA(Gln) amidotransferase subunit GatC: MKIRIEEARKIALLSRLEFSAEDLEKMRESMNSILTHMEELNQHDTYGVEPTAHAVEQYNVMREDEPHQSLSNEEALFNAPEKEGGYFKVPKII, encoded by the coding sequence ATGAAAATCAGGATAGAGGAAGCGCGGAAAATAGCACTTCTTTCCCGTCTGGAGTTCAGTGCAGAAGATCTGGAAAAAATGCGTGAATCTATGAACAGTATTCTCACCCATATGGAAGAATTGAATCAACATGATACGTATGGCGTAGAACCGACGGCTCATGCGGTAGAACAGTATAATGTCATGCGTGAAGATGAACCGCATCAGTCTTTATCAAATGAGGAAGCACTTTTTAATGCGCCGGAAAAAGAAGGCGGTTATTTTAAAGTGCCTAAAATTATATAG
- the gatB gene encoding Asp-tRNA(Asn)/Glu-tRNA(Gln) amidotransferase subunit GatB, with product MKYEVVIGLEVHTELRTKTKIFCGCKTSFGADPNTNVCPVCLGLPGVLPVLNRKVLEFGVRAGLALNCEIARFSKFDRKNYYYPDLPKNFQTSQFDLPICGPGFLDVEVEGEKKHIRITRAHMEEDAGKLVHHGNSITDSDYSLVDYNRTGTPLLEIVSEPDMRSAKEAVAYMEKLRAILQYVEISDCRMEEGSLRCDANVSVRPIGQKELGTKTEIKNINSFRGVERAIEYEALRQAELLEEGGKIIQETRTWDEKEGITKSMRSKEEANDYRYFPEPDLVPFTVSKEYIEEIRKTLPELPDARKERYMRCFGLSSEDAVMMTNDKGRSDYFEAVVKAGADPKAAVNWLMGEFASQLSTDGIEIAAAPVTAENLAELLKLISKGTISGKIAKKVFADMWKDGGGAEEIVRVKGLTQISDTGELKGLVAAVIAEHPQAVADFKAGKKKAVGALVGQIMKATKGQANPQVVNQLLAKKLSEL from the coding sequence ATGAAATACGAAGTTGTCATTGGTCTTGAAGTCCACACGGAGTTGAGAACAAAAACAAAAATTTTCTGCGGCTGTAAAACTTCTTTTGGTGCAGATCCCAATACAAATGTATGTCCTGTATGTCTTGGGCTTCCCGGTGTGCTTCCTGTCTTAAACAGAAAAGTGTTGGAATTCGGTGTAAGAGCGGGATTAGCTTTGAATTGTGAAATTGCCCGATTCAGTAAATTTGATAGAAAAAATTATTATTATCCGGATCTGCCAAAAAATTTCCAGACGTCTCAATTTGATTTGCCGATTTGTGGTCCTGGATTCCTTGATGTGGAAGTAGAAGGGGAAAAGAAGCATATCCGCATTACTCGTGCCCATATGGAAGAGGATGCCGGCAAGCTGGTGCATCATGGCAATTCCATTACGGATTCTGACTATTCTTTGGTGGATTATAACCGCACGGGAACACCGCTGCTGGAGATCGTTTCTGAACCGGATATGCGTTCTGCGAAAGAAGCAGTGGCCTACATGGAGAAATTGCGTGCGATTCTCCAATATGTGGAAATCTCCGACTGCCGTATGGAAGAAGGCAGTCTCCGTTGTGATGCCAATGTTTCAGTTCGTCCTATTGGACAGAAAGAATTGGGGACAAAAACGGAAATTAAAAATATCAACTCTTTCAGAGGTGTTGAAAGGGCTATTGAATATGAAGCGCTTCGTCAGGCGGAACTTTTGGAAGAAGGCGGGAAGATTATTCAGGAAACAAGAACATGGGATGAAAAAGAAGGTATAACCAAAAGTATGCGTTCCAAGGAAGAAGCCAATGACTATCGTTATTTTCCTGAACCGGATCTTGTACCGTTTACAGTAAGCAAAGAGTATATTGAAGAAATACGGAAAACGCTTCCTGAACTTCCCGATGCAAGAAAAGAAAGATATATGAGATGTTTCGGGCTTTCTTCTGAAGATGCGGTTATGATGACAAATGATAAGGGGCGGTCGGATTATTTCGAAGCGGTTGTTAAGGCGGGGGCCGATCCCAAAGCCGCTGTAAACTGGTTGATGGGAGAATTTGCGAGCCAGCTGTCCACTGATGGAATTGAAATCGCGGCGGCTCCTGTTACTGCTGAAAATTTGGCAGAATTGCTGAAGTTGATTAGTAAAGGGACGATTTCCGGTAAAATTGCAAAGAAGGTCTTTGCGGATATGTGGAAAGATGGCGGTGGCGCGGAAGAAATCGTCAGAGTAAAAGGTCTTACCCAGATTAGTGATACAGGAGAATTGAAGGGGCTGGTTGCAGCCGTTATTGCCGAGCATCCCCAGGCTGTTGCCGACTTCAAGGCAGGGAAGAAGAAAGCTGTGGGGGCTCTTGTAGGGCAGATTATGAAAGCAACAAAAGGACAGGCCAATCCGCAGGTGGTTAATCAGCTTCTTGCCAAGAAATTATCTGAATTATGA
- the uvrB gene encoding excinuclease ABC subunit UvrB: MGNAKIERQYMGKMTPFRLAAPFQPMGDQPEAVKSLTDGLRDGHWAQVLLGATGTGKTFTMAKVIEEMQRPTLIISPNKTLAAQTASEFKDFFPDNAVYYFVSYYDYFQPESYIPQTDTYIEKDSSRNEEIDRLRHSATMALFERRDVIIVASVSCIYGLGDPEDYSTLGLSLRPGEEITRDQILLRLVDMQYLRNDLNFTRDTFRVRGDTIDVFPASSNNTAVRIEMFGDEIESLYEFDVLTGATVAERDHIGIFPASHYVTTSGKLKNAIAKIKVELEERLKELREQDRILEAQRLMQRTNYDLEMMQEVGYCSGIENYSRHMSDRRPGDPPYTLLDYFPDDYMIMIDESHITVPQLHAMYNGDQSRKHTLVDYGFRLPSALDNRPLTFEEFTDRINQIIYVSATPGRYEMSVQTNMAEQIIRPTGLLDPSVEVRPIEGQMDDLLGEIHKREAVNERVLITTLTKKMAEDLTDFLNEAGVKVRYLHSDVATIERAEIIRDLRAGEFDVLVGINLLREGLDMPEVSLVAILDADKEGFLRNETSMIQVIGRAARNAHGHVIMYADRMTKSMKYAIEETNRRRKIQEAYNTKHHIVPKTIRKKVKDLIELTKISESTETYGSGDQSVENLSDEELYNRMKNSERNMKRAAKAMEFEEAALWRDRLAGLRQQWSDRYGSRADSALRRQESQNKRINRPLKKRI; encoded by the coding sequence ATGGGAAATGCCAAAATTGAAAGACAATATATGGGAAAGATGACGCCTTTCAGGCTGGCAGCTCCTTTTCAGCCTATGGGGGATCAGCCTGAAGCAGTGAAGTCGCTGACAGATGGTTTGAGAGATGGACATTGGGCGCAGGTTTTGCTGGGGGCTACGGGTACGGGAAAAACTTTCACGATGGCAAAAGTGATTGAAGAAATGCAGCGTCCGACACTGATTATTTCCCCAAATAAAACATTGGCGGCACAGACTGCCAGTGAATTTAAGGATTTCTTTCCTGATAACGCGGTGTATTATTTTGTGAGTTACTATGATTATTTTCAGCCTGAATCCTACATACCGCAGACGGATACATATATAGAAAAAGATTCCTCAAGAAACGAGGAGATTGATCGTCTTCGCCATTCTGCAACAATGGCTCTTTTTGAGAGGCGTGATGTTATTATCGTGGCATCAGTTTCCTGCATTTACGGATTAGGAGATCCGGAGGATTACAGTACACTGGGATTGTCACTTCGGCCCGGTGAAGAAATCACGCGGGATCAAATTCTCTTGCGCTTGGTAGATATGCAGTATTTGCGGAATGATCTTAATTTTACCCGCGATACGTTCCGTGTAAGAGGTGATACAATTGATGTGTTTCCTGCATCTTCCAATAATACGGCAGTGCGGATAGAAATGTTTGGTGATGAAATTGAATCCCTGTACGAATTTGATGTTTTGACAGGTGCCACAGTGGCGGAACGGGATCATATCGGAATATTTCCCGCATCCCACTATGTAACAACTTCCGGGAAGTTAAAAAATGCCATTGCTAAAATTAAGGTGGAGTTGGAAGAGCGCCTGAAGGAGCTTCGGGAGCAGGATCGTATTTTAGAAGCACAGCGTCTCATGCAGCGGACAAATTATGATTTGGAGATGATGCAGGAAGTGGGGTATTGCTCAGGTATCGAAAATTATTCGCGCCATATGTCGGATCGCAGACCGGGAGACCCTCCATATACACTGCTTGATTATTTTCCTGATGACTATATGATTATGATTGATGAATCCCATATTACCGTACCTCAGCTTCATGCCATGTACAATGGAGACCAGTCGCGAAAACACACGCTTGTGGATTATGGGTTCCGTCTGCCAAGCGCGCTGGATAACCGTCCCCTGACTTTTGAGGAATTTACGGACCGAATCAATCAGATCATTTATGTTTCCGCTACGCCGGGCCGTTATGAAATGAGTGTGCAGACAAATATGGCGGAGCAGATTATCCGTCCTACAGGCCTGTTGGACCCCAGCGTAGAGGTCCGTCCTATCGAAGGACAGATGGATGATTTGCTGGGAGAAATTCATAAACGGGAAGCAGTCAATGAACGGGTTTTGATTACTACGTTGACGAAGAAAATGGCGGAAGATTTAACGGACTTTTTAAATGAAGCAGGAGTGAAAGTCAGATATCTCCATTCCGATGTGGCGACAATTGAACGGGCGGAGATTATCCGGGATCTCCGTGCCGGTGAGTTTGATGTGCTTGTGGGAATAAATCTCCTTCGTGAAGGGTTGGATATGCCGGAGGTCTCTCTGGTGGCCATTTTAGATGCCGATAAAGAGGGTTTTTTGCGTAATGAAACATCCATGATACAGGTTATCGGCCGTGCGGCGAGAAATGCTCATGGACATGTCATCATGTATGCGGATCGTATGACAAAATCCATGAAGTATGCGATCGAGGAAACGAACCGCAGAAGAAAAATTCAGGAAGCTTATAATACAAAACATCATATCGTGCCGAAAACAATCCGAAAAAAAGTAAAGGATTTAATTGAACTTACTAAAATCAGTGAAAGTACGGAAACGTACGGAAGTGGAGATCAATCCGTTGAAAATTTGTCTGATGAAGAACTGTATAATCGGATGAAGAATTCTGAGCGGAACATGAAACGGGCGGCAAAAGCGATGGAGTTTGAAGAGGCTGCCTTGTGGCGGGATCGGCTTGCCGGACTTCGCCAGCAGTGGAGTGATCGGTACGGTTCCCGTGCGGATTCAGCTTTGAGGCGCCAGGAAAGCCAGAATAAGAGAATCAATCGTCCTCTTAAAAAGAGAATCTGA
- a CDS encoding manganese-dependent inorganic pyrophosphatase — protein MSQVFVSGHKSPDTDSIAAALSYSYLKRRLGMDAVAVRAGEINKESRFALDYFDLEEPMLVTSVARKNPEDEKQKVILVDHNESKQTIDGMDDAEVLEIIDHHRFGDFESENPIFILVRPVGCVNTVIYGLYKANHIKPSREIAGIMLSAIISDTVLFRSPTTTEEDKETAKELAEIAGVDYEAYGMEMLKAGADISDYPAEKLARNDTKEFSAAGNVFTVGQISVMNVDPINEKKAEIMKVLEAIKAEKGYAASYLMVTDILAEDTFLWFTEGAESIVEKAFAGKPENGVAYLPHVMSRKKQVTPPLLKAYGE, from the coding sequence ATGAGCCAAGTATTTGTAAGCGGACATAAATCGCCTGATACGGACAGCATTGCCGCTGCCCTCAGCTATTCTTATTTAAAACGCCGGTTAGGCATGGATGCTGTGGCCGTTCGTGCGGGAGAAATCAATAAAGAATCCAGATTTGCTTTGGATTATTTCGATCTGGAAGAGCCGATGCTCGTGACTTCCGTAGCAAGAAAAAATCCGGAAGATGAAAAACAGAAAGTGATTTTAGTGGATCACAATGAATCCAAACAAACAATCGATGGTATGGATGACGCGGAAGTCCTGGAAATTATTGACCATCATCGTTTCGGGGATTTCGAATCGGAGAATCCGATTTTCATTCTTGTTCGTCCTGTCGGTTGTGTGAATACGGTCATTTATGGATTATATAAAGCGAATCATATAAAGCCGTCCCGTGAAATCGCGGGAATCATGCTCTCCGCCATTATATCCGATACAGTCCTTTTCCGTTCGCCGACAACGACAGAAGAAGATAAAGAAACGGCGAAAGAACTGGCTGAAATTGCGGGAGTGGATTATGAGGCTTATGGTATGGAAATGCTGAAAGCCGGTGCGGATATTTCCGATTATCCTGCTGAAAAATTGGCACGGAACGATACAAAGGAATTTAGCGCGGCAGGAAATGTATTTACTGTCGGACAGATTTCCGTTATGAATGTGGATCCGATTAATGAAAAGAAAGCAGAAATCATGAAAGTGCTGGAGGCGATCAAAGCTGAAAAGGGCTATGCAGCTTCTTATCTCATGGTAACAGATATCTTGGCGGAGGATACATTCTTGTGGTTCACTGAAGGTGCGGAAAGCATTGTAGAGAAAGCATTTGCCGGTAAGCCTGAAAATGGAGTTGCCTATCTTCCTCATGTTATGTCCAGAAAGAAACAGGTAACTCCGCCACTTCTGAAAGCATACGGCGAATAA
- the gatA gene encoding Asp-tRNA(Asn)/Glu-tRNA(Gln) amidotransferase subunit GatA, which yields MVEYTIHGLHEKLVNKDISSVELTKKIIAHRNLVEGEIHAFLSMSDETALERAAEVDKKIASGERISELAGIPGAIKDNMCIKGQPCTAASKMLENFIAPYNATVIEKLESCDYISLGKLNMDEFAMGSSTECSYFGPTHNPWNLESVPGGSSGGSAAAVAANEAIWTLGSDTGGSIRQPASFTGIVGLKPTYGLVSRYGLLAFASSLDQIGPLTKDVTDAAIVLNAIAGYDHRDSTSIRMEKKDYKKALIKDVKGFRIGVPREFFGEGIGEETKEAIKSALAYYEKEGAEIVDVSIPHITSGVDVYYIIAPAEASSNLARYDGVGFGYRASGKDIVDMYIKSRSTGFGEEVKRRIMIGNYVLSAGYYDAYYLTALKVRTLLKREFEKAFERCDILAAPSASGTAFKFDAFSDPLALYMEDICTVPVNLIGAPSISIPVGFKDGMPLGMQLIGPTLGEEKILQAAYTFEQDHPEFTKTAPKGEFE from the coding sequence GTGGTGGAGTATACAATTCATGGTCTTCATGAAAAACTTGTCAATAAAGATATATCTTCTGTAGAATTAACAAAAAAGATTATTGCCCATCGGAATCTTGTGGAAGGGGAGATCCATGCATTTTTGTCGATGAGCGATGAAACGGCGTTGGAGAGGGCGGCAGAAGTAGATAAAAAAATTGCTTCAGGAGAAAGGATTTCTGAACTGGCAGGGATTCCCGGGGCAATTAAAGATAATATGTGCATTAAGGGACAGCCCTGTACAGCTGCATCGAAAATGCTGGAGAATTTTATAGCTCCTTATAATGCTACAGTCATTGAAAAATTAGAAAGCTGTGACTATATTTCTCTCGGTAAATTGAATATGGATGAATTTGCTATGGGGAGCAGTACGGAGTGTTCTTATTTCGGGCCTACCCATAACCCCTGGAATCTGGAAAGTGTTCCCGGCGGTTCCTCCGGCGGCAGTGCGGCGGCAGTAGCTGCTAATGAAGCAATTTGGACTCTTGGTTCTGATACCGGCGGATCCATCCGGCAGCCTGCTTCTTTTACCGGGATTGTAGGTCTTAAGCCAACGTATGGTCTTGTTTCCCGCTATGGGCTTTTGGCATTTGCTTCGTCACTGGACCAGATCGGCCCGTTGACCAAGGACGTGACTGACGCAGCTATCGTTTTAAATGCTATTGCGGGTTACGACCATCGGGATTCCACGTCTATCCGTATGGAAAAGAAGGATTACAAGAAAGCTCTTATAAAAGATGTAAAAGGATTTCGTATCGGTGTGCCCCGAGAATTCTTCGGTGAAGGAATCGGGGAAGAAACAAAAGAAGCAATTAAATCGGCGCTTGCTTATTATGAAAAAGAGGGAGCTGAAATCGTGGATGTTTCTATCCCCCATATTACCAGCGGTGTAGATGTGTATTATATCATTGCTCCTGCGGAAGCAAGTTCCAATCTGGCGCGTTATGACGGCGTCGGATTTGGTTACCGTGCTTCAGGAAAAGATATTGTGGATATGTATATTAAGAGCAGAAGTACGGGATTTGGCGAAGAAGTCAAGCGTCGTATCATGATTGGCAACTATGTACTTTCTGCAGGTTATTATGATGCATACTACCTGACTGCGCTGAAAGTCCGCACTCTTTTGAAGCGGGAGTTTGAAAAAGCTTTTGAGCGGTGTGATATTCTTGCAGCACCTTCTGCATCAGGAACTGCCTTCAAATTTGACGCTTTTTCGGATCCGCTGGCGCTGTATATGGAAGATATCTGTACGGTGCCGGTTAATTTGATTGGTGCACCCTCCATCAGCATTCCTGTCGGATTTAAAGATGGGATGCCTCTTGGTATGCAGCTTATCGGACCGACGCTTGGAGAAGAAAAGATTCTGCAGGCTGCCTATACGTTTGAACAGGATCATCCTGAATTTACGAAGACAGCGCCGAAAGGAGAGTTTGAATGA